From Coffea arabica cultivar ET-39 chromosome 2e, Coffea Arabica ET-39 HiFi, whole genome shotgun sequence, the proteins below share one genomic window:
- the LOC113728229 gene encoding protein CURVATURE THYLAKOID 1B, chloroplastic codes for MASTTTSTPLSLSASSTLIEAKASRQPSNPASQCVTLPALAPPLQSQCRAAKTTAYCRKIARNVVAMATGEAPSEVAATELPEIVKTIQEAWDKVEDKYAVSSLALALLVALCGSTGLVSAIDRLPLIPGVLELVGIGYTTYFVYKNLVFKPDREALVKKIKDTYEDIIGTS; via the exons ATGGCCTCAACTACCACTTCCaccccactttctctctccgcTTCTTCCACCCTCATCGAAGCCAAGGCTTCTCGCCAGCCATCAAATCCGGCATCCCAATGTGTGACCTTACCCGCACTGGCTCCGCCTCTTCAGTCTCAATGTCGCGCTGCAAAGACAACTGCCTATT GCAGAAAGATTGCCCGGAATGTTGTGGCTATGGCTACCGGAGAGGCACCATCTGAGGTTGCAGCCACTGAGCTTCCGGAAATTGTCAAAACAATCCAAGAAGCT TGGGACAAGGTTGAAGACAAGTATGCTGTCAGTTCTCTGGCGTTAGCTCTCCTTGTTGCGCTTTGCGGATCCACTGGATTGGTTTCG GCAATTGACAGGCTTCCATTGATTCCCGGTGTACTTGAGCTTGTGGGCATCGGTTACACTACT TATTTCGTGTACAAAAACCTCGTTTTTAAGCCAGACAG GGAAGCCCTGGTTAAAAAGATCAAAGACACCTACGAGGACATAATTGGGACCAGCTGA
- the LOC140037144 gene encoding NDR1/HIN1-like protein 12, which translates to MSHEKCVDEGCKRCSRRGYFNRSSAAVLKRGRGRAICSFLITFLVLAGITALILWLVYRPHKPKFRVVSAAVFDLNATAPPFLSATMQFTLTTRNSNRRVSFFYDQLSAFVSYRDQAITPPVMLPPLYHETKSTVIMSPVLGGASVPVSPEVSNGLAMDEAYGVVALRLVLLGKLRYKAGAIRTGRYGIYVECDMLVGVRKGFVGQVPLLPSPGCKVDT; encoded by the coding sequence ATGAGCCATGAAAAGTGTGTCGACGAAGGTTGCAAGCGGTGTTCACGGAGGGGCTACTTTAATCGCTCTTCTGCAGCTGTACTTAAACGTGGTCGCGGCCGAGCCATATGCTCTTTCCTAATCACCTTCCTCGTCCTGGCCGGCATCACCGCTCTCATATTATGGTTGGTGTATCGTCCCCACAAGCCAAAGTTCAGGGTGGTTAGTGCTGCAGTCTTTGATCTCAACGCAACGGCTCCTCCCTTCTTGTCGGCCACCATGCAGTTCACACTCACCACCAGGAACTCTAACCGGCGAGTCTCCTTTTTCTACGATCAGCTTTCGGCTTTTGTCTCCTACAGAGACCAGGCCATCACCCCTCCCGTGATGCTGCCACCTTTGTATCACGAGACGAAGAGCACGGTGATTATGTCCCCGGTGCTGGGTGGAGCTTCTGTTCCCGTTTCGCCGGAGGTGTCCAACGGCCTGGCCATGGACGAGGCTTATGGAGTGGTGGCTCTGAGATTGGTACTGTTGGGAAAGCTGAGATACAAGGCTGGTGCTATCAGGACCGGTCGTTATGGTATATACGTCGAGTGTGACATGCTGGTCGGAGTGAGGAAAGGGTTTGTAGGTCAGGTGCCTTTGCTGCCATCTCCCGGATGTAAAGTAGATACTTGA
- the LOC113728226 gene encoding 28 kDa ribonucleoprotein, chloroplastic yields MVVVVGKSTLTPAPFLAFPWKSCSVVDELRRRKPWCCSSTISLAVTFSLSKYYLLSAPSPGLTRAILQEDQDQDYHLLSLQAKELSSSSNSQLYVCNLPRNYGISELVEIFTPYGTVQSVEVSRDAETGISRGCGYVTMSSIAEANAAIAALDASDVGGREMRVRFSTQMTRGSSRHNLGPVNLSTRRDFMFESPYKIYVGNLAWSVTPADLRNLFSQFGTVVSARLLHDRKTGKTRVFGFLSFSSASEREAALSLDGIDFCSRKLLVRDVFSKIS; encoded by the exons ATGGTTGTTGTGGTTGGGAAGTCCACTCTGACTCCGGCGCCCTTTTTGGCCTTCCCATGGAAAAGTTGTTCCGTTGTTGACGAGTTGCGTCGTAGGAAGCCATGGTGCTGTAGCAGCACCATCAGCCTCGCcgtcactttctctctctcaaagTACTACCTGCTGTCTGCTCCTTCTCCAGGATTAACTAGAGCAATCCTCCAAGAAGACCAAGACCAAGACTACCACCTCCTCTCTCTACAAGCTAAAGAATTGTCTTCTTCTTCTAATTCTCAACTCTATGTTTGCAATCTGCCCAGAAACTATGGCATTTCTGAGCTTGTTGAAATCTTTACACCTTATGGTACTGTTCAGTCTGTTGAG GTTTCTAGGGATGCTGAAACGGGTATTAGTCGGGGATGCGGTTATGTCACCATGAGCTCGATCGCCGAGGCCAATGCTGCAATTGCTGCTCTTGATGCCTCA GATGTTGGCGGGCGTGAAATGCGGGTGAGGTTTTCCACTCAAATGACCAGGGGCAGTTCCCGTCATAATCTCGGGCCTGTCAATTTGTCCACCCGACGGGATTTCATGTTTGAAAGCCCTTACAAGATTTATGTTGGCAATCTAGCCTGGTCTGTTACACCTGCAGATTTGAGAAACTTGTTTTCCCAGTTTGGGACTGTGGTTAGTGCTAGACTGCTCCACGATCGTAAAACTGGAAAGACGCGTGTTTTTGGGTTTCTCTCCTTTTCCTCTGCTTCAGAGCGGGAGGCTGCTTTGTCCTTGGATGGCATA GATTTCTGTAGTAGGAAACTACTGGTCAGAGATGTTTTTTCAAAGATTTCCTGA
- the LOC113728225 gene encoding uncharacterized protein has translation MPLFSIGLQLLTWLPCIGLHFIIWYLQSLQNPPGLKKHKEGHSRRNYRCKFKVCFLLSGIFNLYRTRQVKKNTRKAIEGGITVLFVNSLPFLPYFSCTMRWNSYKLSKCIASRGGNILNSDIFVSSTRMYRRIQLGHIIACTLAVRLVVLLVSFF, from the exons ATGCCGTTGTTTTCAATTGGGCTTCAATTGCTGACGTGGCTTCCTTGCATTG GTTTGCATTTTATTATCTGGTATCTTCAATCTCTACAGAACCCGCCAG GTTTAAAAAAACACAAGGAAGGCCACTCAAGGAGGAATTACA GGTGCAAGTTTAAGGTTTGCTTTTTATTATCTGGTATCTTCAATCTCTACAGAACCCGCCAGGTA AAAAAAAACACAAGGAAGGCCATTGAAGGAGGAATTACA GTTCTCTTTGTGAACTCTTTaccctttcttccatatttttctTGCACGATGAGGTGGAATAGTTACAAGCTATCAAAATGTATCGCTTCAAGAGGTGGAAACATTCTCAATTCTGATATTTTTGTATCGAGCACAAGAATGTATAGAAG AATTCAACTCGGACATATAATTGCTTGTACACTTGCTGTTCGGCTTGTAGTTTtgcttgtttcctttttctag